The following coding sequences lie in one Megalobrama amblycephala isolate DHTTF-2021 unplaced genomic scaffold, ASM1881202v1 scaffold442, whole genome shotgun sequence genomic window:
- the LOC125261606 gene encoding ribonuclease inhibitor-like isoform X4, which translates to MSDFETRKRSSSPDPSCVSLKSNQSMIAPPEFSDGAVTSDPRFSGCNLSDQDCEIVSSALQSSNSVLRELDLSNNDLQDSGVIIISDGLKSPNCQLQILRLALCNLTAQCCNSLSSALQSSNSVLRELNLSNNDLQDSGVNFISDGLKSPNCQLQILRLSGCMVTKEGCDYVSSALSSNPSHLRGLDLSYNHPGQSGVQLLNHKLEDPNYKLQILNVDHGGEVMMTAGLRKYACDLTLDPNTANPRLILSDGNRKVTYVSERQPYPDHPERFDEYPQVLCRERLTGRCFWEAEWSGYSAEISVTYEGISRKGGRDCVFGYNDKSWSLSCSDRRFTVWHNNNRTDIPPVRSSSNRAGVYVDVSAGTLSFYSVSDTHTLTHLHTFNTTFTEPLCAGFNVYHSSVSLCDIKG; encoded by the exons ATTTTCTGGCTGTAATCTCTCAGATCAGGATTGTGAAATTGTGTCATCAGCTCTACAATCCTCAAACtctgtcctgagagagctggatctgagtaacaatgacctacAGGACTCTGGTGTCATCATcatttctgatggactgaagagtccaaactgtcagctgcagATCCTGAG ACTTGCTCTCTGTAATCTCACTGCTCAGTGTTGTAACAGTTTGTCTTCAGCTCTACAATCCTCAAACtctgtcctgagagagctgaatctgagtaacaatgacctacAGGACTCTGGTGTCAACTTcatttctgatggactgaagagtccaaactgtcagctgcagATCCTGAG gttatctggctgtatggtgacaAAGGAAGGCTGTGATtatgtgtcttcagctctgagttcaaacccctcacacctgagagggCTGGACctgagctacaatcacccaggaCAATCAGGAGTGCAGCTGCTCAACCACAAACTGGAGGATCCAAACTATAAACTGCAGATACTCAA tgtggatCATGGAGGAGAGGTCATGATGACAGCAGGACTACGAAAGT atgcctgtgatctcacactggatccaaacacagcaaaccCTCGACTCATTCTGTCTGATGGGAACAGGAAGGTGACGTATGTGTCAGAGCGtcagccgtatcctgatcatccagagagatttgatgaGTATCCTCAGGTTCtgtgtagagagagactgactgGACGCTGTTTCTGGGAAGCTGAATGGAGCGGATATAGTGCTGAAATATCAGTGACATATGAAGGAATCAGCAGGAAAGGAGGGAGAGACTGTGTGTTTGGATACAATGACAAATCCTGGAGTCTGTCCTGCTCTGATAGAAGATTCACTGTCTGGCACAATAATAACAGGACTGATATACCTCCAGTCCGTTCATCCTCTAATAGAgcaggagtgtatgtggacgtGTCGGCCggcactctgtccttctacagcgtctctgacacacacacactcacacacttacacacattcaacaccACATTCACTGAACCCCTCTGTGCTGGATTTAATGTTTATCATTCCTCAGTGTCTCTGTGTGATATTAAAGGATAG